The DNA region ATGAGGCCGCGGCGGTGCTCGTCGGTCCGCGCCTCCAGGACCGCGTCGCGCACCCACTCCCAGTCGAGGCCGAACTGCGGGTAGATGAGCCGCTTCTGCTCGGGGTTCACGAGGTTGAAGAGGAGCGTGTCGAAGCACTCGAGCGCCCAGTCCTCGACCGCCTGGTGCTCGACCTCGTCGAGCTGCGGGAGCGTGGCGTGCGCCCAGATCTTGCCGAACCTGTGGTGGAAGGCCTCGTCGGTCATGACCAGCTGGCAGACCCGCCGCAGCAGCGGGTCCTGCGCGATCTTGTAGAGCGTCGTGAAGGCGCCCATCGCCACGCCTTCCACCAGCATCTGCATGCCGACGATCTTCTTGTAGACGACCGGCGTAGCCACCAGCTCGCCGAGCAGCCGCCCCACCGTGTCACCGACCGGGAAGATGCGCCCGTCGAACCGTGCCTGGACATAGCGGCTGAAGGCGTGCACGTGACGCGCCTCCTCGCGCACCTGGTTGGCGGCGTACTCCTGCGCGCCCGGATCGAGGAAGATGTCGCAGAGGCTCGCCGAGAGGCTGAGCGCACCCTGCTCGCCGTGCAGGATGTTCGACAGGCTCCAGCGCGCGCTCTCGTTGGTCAGCGCGATGCGCTGCCCCTCGTCCAGGCGGTCCCAAACGGCGGTGTTGCTCTCGAGCACGAACCAGGAGGGCACGATCGTCTCGCCCTCCGGGCAGGGGGTCGTGAAGTCGACGTAGTCCGGGTCCTCCGGGTTCCAGAAGTGCTCCTCGGTGCGCGCGATGATCTCCTCGAAGTCCGAGGAGCGGCGCGCGTAGCGTGCGGGCTCGATCATGGCGGGGAAGTCGTCCGGGTCCGCGGTCCGGTAGGCAGGATCGTTGGCCATCGCGCGCGAGCATGCGCGTGGCCTCCGTGCCGAGTCAAGCCGGCGCTTGGAACGCGAGCCCCGGCTTGCTAGGGTCGGCGCCCGTGCTTCCCGAGAGCTGCGTCCTCTTCAGCGGCGCCGCCAACGGCGCCGAGGCTGCCTTCGGCGCCGCCGCCGAGCGCCACGGCATCGACGAGGTCAACTTCACCTTCGAGGGCCACAACGACGCCCGCCGCCGCGGCATCCGCGTCCTCACGCGCGCCGAGCTCCGGCAGGGCGACGTGAGCCTCGCCTACCTCACCAAGCTGATGCACCGCCGCTACCCGGACACGCCGCTCTTCCGCAAGGTCCTGCAGAGCATCTGGCATCAGGTCAACAGCGGGCGCGAGGTCTTCGTCATCGGCCGCATCCAGCCGGATCAGACCGTCACGGGTGGAACAGGGGTGGCGGCCGAGTTCGCCAAGCTCTTCAACAAGCCGGTCTTCGTCTTCGACCAGACGCGCGACGGCTGGTTCCGGTGGGCCGGCGACGCGTGGGAAGCGGCCCGCGACCCGCTCATCACCGAACCGCACTTCTGCGGCACGGGCACGCGCTTCCTCGAGGAGAACGGCCGGGCCGCGATCGACGGGCTCTTCGCCCGCACCTTCCGGTAGGGACCGCATCCGCGAGGCACGCGCCCGCGCGATGTCGCAGGCGTGCGCGACCCGAGCGTGCGGCGCCGGCCGAAACACCCTGCTCTCATGGCATGTCGGTTGCTCCCTTCTCCGTCGGGGGAGAAGAGGAGCACATCATCCACCATGCGGTCCTGGATGCGCCTCCTGCCCGCCATGGCCCTCCTGCCGGCCCTCGCCGCGGCGGCCGTCGTCGCCACCACCAGCACGACCACGACCAGCACGGTGCCGCCCTGCCCCGGTGGCGACGCCGACTGCGACGACGGCGACGCGTGCACGCTCGACACGTGCACGGGCGCCGCCGGCTGCCGTCACGACCCGGTCGGCGTCGATGCCGTCCGCGACGCCATCGATCGGGCGCCCGCCGTCGACGCGTGCACCGGCGAGCCGCTGCCGTCCGTCGTCTCGGCGCTCGTCGAGCGGGCGCGGACGCTGATCGACCGGGCGGCCGCCGAGACGAACCCGGCCCGCGCCCCGCGGCTCGTCCGCGCCGCGATCGGGGGCCTCAAGCGGAGCGGGCGGCGTGCCGCGGCCGCCGGCGCGCGCGGCCGCATCTCCGGCGCCTGCGCCGGCGGGGTCGGCGCGACGCTCGGCACCGCCGCGGCGCGCGCCGCCTGCCTGCTGCCCGGGGCCGCCAGCACCGCACCGTTCGCCTGTCTCGCCGGTCGCGGACCGATGGTCACGCTCCGCGGCACCCGCACGGCGGCGTACAGCAACCGCTCGCTCGCGCCCGGCACGCGCATCGACGCGCGCGCCGTCACCTTCCTCGCGTCTTCCTCGACCCACTATCCGATCTCGCTCGACGGGGGCGCCGACATCTGCCTTGCCGGCGGCACGGTGCGCGGCCAGTACGACCGCAGGCTCGACTGGGCCACCATGCACGACATGAACAACGCCGGCGCCGCCTTCGCCAGCCCGACGACCGTCGACGGCATCCGCGTCGACGACGTGACCGACGGGCTCCGCCCGCGCGGCATCGGCCCGTTCACCGTCCGCAACGCCTGGCTGTCCTACATCCGGGACGACTGCGTCGAGGACGACCATCTGGAGGGTGGGCTCATCGACGACTCGCTCTTCGACGGCTGCTACGTCGCGATCAGCGAACGCCCCTCGGCGTCGATCGGCGGCGACGGCCGCGGGCAGCTCCTCGCCATCCGCCGCTCGCTCCTGCGCCTGGAGCCGATGCCCGGCCCGCGCGACGGCAGCCGCTCGCAGCTCGGCAACGGCGAGTTCTTCAAATGGAGCGACGGCGCGACGGCCCTCGCGCTCTACGACAACGTCTTCCTGGCCGAGAAGGTGAGCCAGGGCGGGCCGGACACGATGGGCATCCCCCGCCCCCTCGCCGGCTGCGCGCGCAACGTCATGGTATGGCTCGGCCCGGGCAGCTACCCCGCGCCGCTGCCCGCCTGCTTCCGGGTCACCAGGGATCGAGCCGTCTGGGACGCGGCGGTGGCGGACTGGAAGCGCCGCCATCCCGCCGTCGGCCGCTGAATATCACGGTCCCGTCAGGGTCACGCTGCCCACCCGGAGCGCCGTCATCTTGATGTCGCTCGCGGTGACCGTCGTACCCGTCGGGTTGGTCGAGCACTCGAGCTGGACGTCGGTCGGGCCGCCGGAGAGGGTGACCGGCGCGGTGAGCACGATCTCCACGGCGGCGCTGGCACCCACGTCCACCGCGGCGATGTCGACGACGCCGCTCGCGGTCAGGTCGCAGGTCACGCGAGATGCCGTCGTCGCATCCCCGGCCAGGGAGGCCTTGGCGGTTACGACGTAGGTACCATCCTCGAGCCCGAACACGGTCGCGAGCGTGGCGAGCGAGTCGGTGATGCTTCCCGTGTCGTCGGGAGTCACGAAGACATCGCTCGGGCCGGTCGCACCGGTGGGACCCGTGTCGCCCGTTGGGCCCGTCGCGCCGGTCGGACCCGTGTCGCCGGTCGGGCCGGTCGCGCCAGTGGGACCCGTGTCGCCCGTTGGGCCGGTCGCGCCGGTCGGACCCGTGGCGCCCGTTGGGCCGGTCGCGCCGGTGGGGCCCGTGGCGCCCGTCGATCCCGTGGCGCCCGTTGCGCCGGTGGGGCCGGTGGGGCCTACGTTGCCGGTGGGACCGGTCGGCCC from Deltaproteobacteria bacterium includes:
- a CDS encoding ferritin-like domain-containing protein, which produces MANDPAYRTADPDDFPAMIEPARYARRSSDFEEIIARTEEHFWNPEDPDYVDFTTPCPEGETIVPSWFVLESNTAVWDRLDEGQRIALTNESARWSLSNILHGEQGALSLSASLCDIFLDPGAQEYAANQVREEARHVHAFSRYVQARFDGRIFPVGDTVGRLLGELVATPVVYKKIVGMQMLVEGVAMGAFTTLYKIAQDPLLRRVCQLVMTDEAFHHRFGKIWAHATLPQLDEVEHQAVEDWALECFDTLLFNLVNPEQKRLIYPQFGLDWEWVRDAVLEARTDEHRRGLMQRSSNVFRTLIKTLLKAGIITDRTRPHYAVWVDLEELTAEGDRMVGDEVAEEGIRSLKAINAGKRKVVRKSGV
- a CDS encoding collagen-like protein — translated: MAGRGVRRRVIGVCGLALGVAIAIDTSNSALGAPVLCARRKGGVVVARNDACRSRETLVSLSDLGAVGPTGPTGTMGVSGPTGATGPTGPTGAAGATGATGDAGPTGPTGPTGDVGPIGPTGPTGNVGPTGPTGATGATGSTGATGPTGATGPTGATGPTGATGPTGDTGPTGATGPTGDTGPTGATGPTGDTGPTGATGPSDVFVTPDDTGSITDSLATLATVFGLEDGTYVVTAKASLAGDATTASRVTCDLTASGVVDIAAVDVGASAAVEIVLTAPVTLSGGPTDVQLECSTNPTGTTVTASDIKMTALRVGSVTLTGP